The Argentina anserina chromosome 3, drPotAnse1.1, whole genome shotgun sequence genome includes a region encoding these proteins:
- the LOC126788948 gene encoding uncharacterized protein LOC126788948: MDDAAGLIEAAGSRFSQLELIGRGSFGDVYKGFDRDLNKEVAIKVIDLEESEDEIEDIQKEISVLSQCRSPYITEYYGSYLNQTKLWIIMEYMAGGSVADLLQSGPPLDETSMACILRDLLHAIEYLHNEGKIHRDIKAANILLTENGDVKVADFGVSAQLTRTISRRKTFVGTPFWMAPEVIQNSEGYNEKADIWSLGITAIEMAKGEPPLADLHPMRVLFIIPRENPPQLDEHFSRPMKEFVSLCLKKVPAERASAKELLKHRFIRTARKSPRLLERIRERPKYPIKEDDDTSRNGPTPRGETSDTVKVTRNLRDETVRASEQGKIMKNAGWDFSIGSQGTGTIRSVPAVKPPQARDRKLEGRHNQVASERLPENSNQRLSPGSAQHDSCEDDDEDFSASGTGTVVIRTPKGSQSSSQFRDQSSLTSSTYASYEEASSSGTVVFRGQHDDSDSPRTPKSRLGIQERTSSSSIEDSAMNLAEAKVALQGRKGNGREKSGLTKVNYDSQDSRIGRMTNSSDSSRQSHDYFDAPKASSRSSQASDDDESEKVLSSSAALSMLLIPSLKEAVADNSEGSEVRSVARSLVNLESLKPGVCEVLVSKLLQRLASSNSSNETSLKDLHDLAARIFSKGKTTSGEMQNTNTEADNRKRQQNKEFQSNANISPLARFLLSRWQGQVSRDLNPA, encoded by the exons ATGGACGATGCAGCAGGTTTGATAGAAGCTGCTGGATCAAGATTTAGTCAGTTGGAGCTAATTGGACGGGGATCATTTGGCGATGTATATAAAGG ATTTGATAGGGATCTTAACAAAGAAGTTGCAATCAAAGTAATCGATTTGGAAGAATC agaGGATGAAATTGAGGACATTCAGAAG GAAATTTCTGTACTGTCACAATGTCGATCTCCCTATATTACAGAGTATTATGGTTCCTATCTCAACCAGACAAAACTATGGATAATTATGGAATACATGGCTGGTGGCTCTGTTGCTGATCTA CTCCAGTCTGGTCCCCCACTAGATGAAACGTCAATGGCTTGCATTCTTCGTGATTTGCTGCATGCAATTGAATATTTACATAATGAAGGAAAGATTCACAGAGATATTAAAG CGGCAAACATTTTATTGACAGAAAACGGTGATGTTAAG GTGGCAGACTTTGGTGTGTCAGCACAACTTACAAGGACAATATCAAGGAGGAAG ACATTTGTAGGAACACCATTCTGGATGGCTCCAGAAGTAATTCAAAACTCTGAAGGATACAATGAGAAG GCAGATATCTGGTCTCTCGGAATCACTGCCATTGAGATGGCGAAAGGGGAGCCGCCACTTGCTGATCTTCACCCAATGAGAGTTCTTTTCATTATACCTCGAGAAAATCCACCTCAG TTGGATGAGCATTTCTCTCGACCTATGAAGGAATTTGTTTCACTTTGTTTGAAAAAGGTACCTGCTGAG cGTGCAAGTGCCAAGGAACTGCTAAAGCACCGATTTATCAGGACTGCTAGAAAGAGTCCGAGACTTCTTGAGAGAATAAG AGAACGTCCGAAGTACCCAATAAAAGAAGATGATGACACCTCCAGAAATGGTCCGACACCTAGAGGGGAGACATCTGATACTGTGAAGGTGACAAGAAATTTAAGAGATGAAACAGTTCGAGCTAG TGAACAGGGTAAGATCATGAAAAATGCCGGATGGGATTTCAGCATTGGATCACAGGGTACAGGGACAATTAGAAGTGTACCAGCAGTAAAACCACCTCAGGCAAGAGATAGAAAGCTAGAAGGTCGGCATAATCAGGTTGCATCTGAAAGGCTCCCCGAGAATAGTAATCAACGTTTGTCACCTGGGAGTGCACAGCATGATTCatgtgaagatgatgat GAAGATTTCAGTGCAAGTGGGACTGGAACTGTTGTTATACGCACACCCAAAGGATCTCAGTCATCTTCTCAGTTTCGTGATCAAAGCTCTCTG ACCAGCAGCACATATGCTTCTTATGAAGAGGCTTCTTCCAGTGGGACTGTTGTTTTTCGTGGCCAGCACGATGATTCCGATTCCCCTCGCACGCCAAAATCGAGGTTGGGAATTCAAGAGAGAACTTCAAGTTCTTCAATTGAAGATAGTGCTATGAATCTTGCAGAG GCAAAGGTAGCACTTCAAGGGAGGAAAGGAAATGGTAGAGAAAAGTCTGGACTGACGAAGGTCAATTATGATTCCCAAGATAGCAGAATAGGGCGGATGACAAATAGCTCTGATTCTTCCAG ACAATCTCATGACTACTTTGACGCACCAAAAGCATCTTCAAGATCATCTCAAGccagtgatgatgatgaaagtgAAAAGGTTCTATCATCTTCCGCAGCATTATCAATGCTGCTTATACCTTCCCTGAAAGAG GCAGTTGCGGATAATTCAGAAGGGTCAGAAGTGCGGTCGGTTGCAAGGTCGCTGGTGAATTTGGAGAGCTTAAAACCTGGAGTGTGTGAAGTTCTGGTCAGCAAATTGCTTCAGCGATTAGCAAG TTCAAATAGTTCCAACGAAACTTCCTTGAAAGATCTACATGACCTGGCAGCTCGCATCTTTTCTAAGGGTAAGACAACGTCTGGAGAAATGCAAAACACAAATACAGAAGCTGATAACAGGAAAAGGCAGCAAAACAAGGAATTTCAGTCAAATGCAAATATAAGTCCACTTGCAAGATTTTTGCTCTCAAG ATGGCAAGGACAAGTTTCACGTGATCTAAATCCAGCGTAA
- the LOC126788954 gene encoding uncharacterized protein LOC126788954, protein MRAEGTSAAFSVGLPVEDMCNKQPSTRMQFFGQNVFVSDQEDSMIIDDTLVVDSVSTSGRKCRRKRKSGECSMSAGGHSNKRIHIGSIVNTMESCGMVSEADGGAELSDDHLLGNIYSFLFILGDFVINVMTY, encoded by the exons ATGAGAGCAGAGGGGACATCAGCTGCATTTAGTGTTGGTCTTCCAG TAGAGGATATGTGCAACAAACAACCATCAACGAGGATGCAGTTTTTTGGACAAAATGTTTTCGTCAGTGATCAAGAAGATTCAATGATTATTGATGATACTTTAGTTGTGGATAGTGTTTCTACATCAG GGCGAAAATGTAGGAGAAAGAGGAAGAGTGGAGAGTGTTCTATGAGTGCAG GTGGACATAGTAATAAAAGAATACATATTGGTTCAATAGTTAATACAATGGAAAGTTGTGGAATGGTCAGTGAAGCTGATGGTGGTGCTGAATTGAGTGATGACCATTTATTAGGTAATATTTATTcatttcttttcattcttGGTGACTTTGTTATCAATGTAATGACTTATTAA
- the LOC126788950 gene encoding protein RICE SALT SENSITIVE 3 isoform X1, with the protein MVGSGGSATDRSKEAIGMMALHEALRTVCLNSDWTYSVFWTIRPRPRVRGGNGCKVGDDNGSLMLMWEDGFCRGRVADCLPDMDGEDPVRKAFSKMSIQLYNYGEGLMGKVASDKCHKWVFKEPTECEPNISNYWQSSFDALPPEWTDQFESGIQTIAVIQAGHGLLQLGSCKIIPEDLHCVLRMRHTFESLGYQSGFYLSQLFASNRNNSNSPVPVLPLKQSPIPIRPPSPLFNWAQRPLPPGTSMQLPSPNFQNSAAARLGYPHQSNKDESTHMFLLPHSAETQMGDHHMMGGGEQHENDIKWPNGLSFFSALTGRSDDAKLLFNPENLGNKAAEEDPNSDASNNPNHEFLSLDCHPDSNARKMNMENKYKRSFTLPARMTSSSSTSVDHHHQHQNSYNRNPEGGMYSDVMETFLE; encoded by the exons ATGGTGGGCTCAGGAGGATCAGCAACAGATAGGAGCAAAGAAGCAATTGGGATGATGGCCCTTCACGAGGCCCTCAGAACCGTCTGTCTTAACTCAGACTGGACTTACTCTGTCTTCTGGACCATCCGTCCCCGCCc GAGAGTCAGGGGTGGTAATGGCTGCAAGGTTGGGGATGATAATGGGAGCTT GATGTTGATGTGGGAAGATGGGTTTTGCCGAGGGAGAGTTGCAGATTGTCTTCCAGACATGGATGGAGAAGATCCTGTCAGAAAAGCCTTCAGCAAAATGTCCATTCAACTCTATAATTATGGAGAAGG GTTGATGGGGAAGGTTGCATCTGATAAGTGCCACAAATGGGTCTTCAAAGAACCAACAGAGTGTGAACCAAACATCTCCAACTACTGGCAAAGTTCATTTGATGCT CTTCCTCCGGAATGGACTGATCAATTTGAGTCAGGAATTCAG ACAATTGCTGTAATTCAAGCTGGCCATGGACTTCTGCAACTGGGTTCCTGCAAAATT ATACCAGAAGATCTACATTGTGTGCTAAGAATGAGGCACACCTTTGAATCTCTAGGCTACCAATCTGGTTTCTACCTCTCTCAGCTTTTTGCTTCAAATAGAAATAATTCAAATTCGCCCGTTCCAGTACTTCCTTTGAAGCAATCCCCAATTCCAATTCGACCTCCTTCTCCTTTGTTCAATTGGGCTCAAAGGCCACTTCCACCTGGAACATCTATGCAGCTGCCTTCACCCAATTTTCAAAACTCTGCTGCAGCCAGACTAGGGTATCCTCACCAATCCAACAAAGATGAAAGCACCCATATGTTTTTGCTTCCTCATTCGGCCGAAACCCAAATGGGAGATCACCACATGATGGGAGGAGGAGAACAGCATGAAAATGACATCAAATGGCCAAATGGGCTGTCTTTCTTTAGCGCCCTAACTGGACGCAGTGATGATGCAAAGCTTTTGTTTAACCCGGAAAACTTAGGAAACAAAGCAGCAGAGGAAGATCCAAACTCGGATGCTTCCAACAATCCCAATCACGAGTTCTTGAGCTTAGATTGCCATCCAGATAGTAATGCAAGGAAGATGAACATGGAAAACAAGTACAAGAGGAGCTTTACTTTGCCTGCAAGAATgacttcatcatcttcaactTCAGTTGATCACCACCACCAGCACCAGAACAGTTACAATCGGAACCCTGAAGGTGGTATGTATTCTGATGTCATGGAGACCTTCTTAGAGTGA
- the LOC126788950 gene encoding protein RICE SALT SENSITIVE 3 isoform X2 yields the protein MGFAEGELQIVFQTWMEKILSEKPSAKCPFNSIIMEKGGLMGKVASDKCHKWVFKEPTECEPNISNYWQSSFDALPPEWTDQFESGIQTIAVIQAGHGLLQLGSCKIIPEDLHCVLRMRHTFESLGYQSGFYLSQLFASNRNNSNSPVPVLPLKQSPIPIRPPSPLFNWAQRPLPPGTSMQLPSPNFQNSAAARLGYPHQSNKDESTHMFLLPHSAETQMGDHHMMGGGEQHENDIKWPNGLSFFSALTGRSDDAKLLFNPENLGNKAAEEDPNSDASNNPNHEFLSLDCHPDSNARKMNMENKYKRSFTLPARMTSSSSTSVDHHHQHQNSYNRNPEGGMYSDVMETFLE from the exons ATGGGTTTTGCCGAGGGAGAGTTGCAGATTGTCTTCCAGACATGGATGGAGAAGATCCTGTCAGAAAAGCCTTCAGCAAAATGTCCATTCAACTCTATAATTATGGAGAAGGGTGG GTTGATGGGGAAGGTTGCATCTGATAAGTGCCACAAATGGGTCTTCAAAGAACCAACAGAGTGTGAACCAAACATCTCCAACTACTGGCAAAGTTCATTTGATGCT CTTCCTCCGGAATGGACTGATCAATTTGAGTCAGGAATTCAG ACAATTGCTGTAATTCAAGCTGGCCATGGACTTCTGCAACTGGGTTCCTGCAAAATT ATACCAGAAGATCTACATTGTGTGCTAAGAATGAGGCACACCTTTGAATCTCTAGGCTACCAATCTGGTTTCTACCTCTCTCAGCTTTTTGCTTCAAATAGAAATAATTCAAATTCGCCCGTTCCAGTACTTCCTTTGAAGCAATCCCCAATTCCAATTCGACCTCCTTCTCCTTTGTTCAATTGGGCTCAAAGGCCACTTCCACCTGGAACATCTATGCAGCTGCCTTCACCCAATTTTCAAAACTCTGCTGCAGCCAGACTAGGGTATCCTCACCAATCCAACAAAGATGAAAGCACCCATATGTTTTTGCTTCCTCATTCGGCCGAAACCCAAATGGGAGATCACCACATGATGGGAGGAGGAGAACAGCATGAAAATGACATCAAATGGCCAAATGGGCTGTCTTTCTTTAGCGCCCTAACTGGACGCAGTGATGATGCAAAGCTTTTGTTTAACCCGGAAAACTTAGGAAACAAAGCAGCAGAGGAAGATCCAAACTCGGATGCTTCCAACAATCCCAATCACGAGTTCTTGAGCTTAGATTGCCATCCAGATAGTAATGCAAGGAAGATGAACATGGAAAACAAGTACAAGAGGAGCTTTACTTTGCCTGCAAGAATgacttcatcatcttcaactTCAGTTGATCACCACCACCAGCACCAGAACAGTTACAATCGGAACCCTGAAGGTGGTATGTATTCTGATGTCATGGAGACCTTCTTAGAGTGA
- the LOC126787061 gene encoding uncharacterized protein LOC126787061: MENSRKRSSSGDTFSFPSTPVNEQDPEDFEFGCFTPDSASSDPCKDSPADHLFFNGKLLPHAFPLQPSNNGMLLVVDHSRQTSRTSSISSKDSLSLMSSRSNSTNSRSSTSSCSSSARTSSSDNSERKFMYHHHYSRTTPFRSSDRYKTGGGAQLYGSSQRWQFITPVPTLSRDTSVKKKVEIAAAGKGKPNKVKNKRKVKTVVKRRRRLCRRFFRWLVSACIKCHAMEPSKKSDVDHVKDGNHVKLQ, encoded by the coding sequence ATGGAAAACAGCCGGAAAAGGAGCTCATCCGGCGACACATTTTCCTTCCCGAGCACACCGGTCAACGAACAAGACCCGGAAGACTTCGAATTCGGATGCTTCACACCCGACTCGGCCTCGAGTGACCCCTGCAAGGACTCCCCAGCTGATCATTTGTTCTTCAACGGCAAACTCCTACCTCACGCCTTCCCTCTTCAACCGAGCAACAATGGCATGCTACTTGTTGTTGATCACTCTCGTCAGACAAGCCGAACGAGCAGCATTAGCAGCAAGGACTCGCTTTCGCTCATGTCATCAAGAAGCAACAGCACTAACAGTAGAAGCAGCACTAGCAGTTGCAGCAGCAGCGCGAGGACGAGTTCAAGTGACAATTCTGAAAGAAAGTTCATGTATCATCATCACTACAGCAGAACGACGCCGTTTAGATCGTCGGACAGGTACAAAACCGGAGGTGGTGCACAACTTTACGGGTCTTCTCAGAGATGGCAATTCATAACACCTGTGCCGACTTTGAGCCGGGACACTTCAGTTAAGAAGAAGGTGGAGATTGCTGCAGCTGGGAAAGGAAAACCCAACAAAGTGAAGAACAAGAGGAAGGTGAAGACGGTTGTTAAACGGCGCCGGAGGCTGTGCCGGAGGTTTTTCCGGTGGCTGGTTTCTGCCTGTATAAAGTGTCACGCAATGGAGCCATCTAAGAAAAGTGATGTTGATCATGTAAAAGATGGGAATCATGTGAAGCTACAATGA